Proteins encoded within one genomic window of Solenopsis invicta isolate M01_SB chromosome 10, UNIL_Sinv_3.0, whole genome shotgun sequence:
- the LOC105197723 gene encoding uncharacterized protein LOC105197723 has protein sequence MYKGNHYVSTYQKDYTWPNMSSMCRTQPSIKPIVVEACICVDPWQEQKEVQRYGTFEERGDRMCSTGRLVEPKIYPKIERGPVEDVSRFDQLTSICLKEGYPDLIEMLEKSLPREKVAQVDADRMKTTYQMDYSDPAAARMTQRDMALTVVDENDRRAQCVPIKITIKADCSPYCQLPSSMNNRNDVGERERKQKMWNGLKNGKKRESFDKKHISMPSWKSEYQDSIDKIGHVIIKAKLHQARKKALPVQYQYSTTN, from the exons atgtataaaggAAATCACTACGTTTCGACCTATCAGAAGGACTATACCTGGCCCAACATGTCGTCTATGTGTCGTACTCAACCCTCCATCAAACCGATTGTCGTTGAAGCTTGCATTTGTGTTGATCCGTGGCAAGAACAGAAAGAAGTGCAACGGTATGGAACTTTCGAGGAACGTGGCGATCGCATGTGTTCTACGGGACGACTGGTGGAACCAAAGATTTATCCCAAGATCGAACGGGGTCCTGTGGAGGACGTATCACGATTTGATCAGTTAACCAGTATTtgc CTCAAAGAAGGGTATCCTGATTTGATCGAGATGTTAGAGAAATCACTTCCGAGAGAAAAAGTTGCGCAAGTGGATGCTGATCGCATGAAAACAACGTATCAAATGGATTACAGTGATCCTG CAGCTGCACGTATGACACAACGCGACATGGCGTTGACAGTCGTCGATGAGAATGATCGACGTGCACAATGTGTGCCAATAAAGATAACTATAAAAGCTGATTGTTCGCCGTATTGTCAGCTTCCTTCTTCAATGAATAACAGAAATGACGTTGGAGAACGCGAGCGTAAACAAAAAATGTGGAATGGATTAAAAAACGGAAAGAAACGCGAAAGTTTCGACAAAAAACATATATCAATGCCATCCTGGAAATCAGAGTATCAAGATAGTATCGATAAAATCGGTCACGTCATTATAAAGGCTAAACTGCATCAGGCAAGGAAGAAAGCTTTACCAGTTCAGTATCAATACAGTACTACCAATTGA
- the LOC105197722 gene encoding uncharacterized protein LOC105197722, whose protein sequence is MRERNGLKIYTRLHSPDHCPSRQSTDCRSRFVTDARRSEYGSRSQIVLRCKMSNSPEIFVSTMHRDFNWPYAKPPKPPSPPMDTIGVQPYLLKSDPEDCKCDVHGLKTGKARYRQLANKERRLYDELIKVNREMTELISSMLDSGCDVEETMKSVYKTDYEKRGLPVTQYRPLMAAIDSPLGLPITSTIINLKDARKDPTKFKTSAIEPNSSTCQDDKTVKR, encoded by the exons ATGCGAGAGAGAAACGGTCTTAAAATATATACGCGGCTCCACTCTCCCGATCACTGTCCGTCCCGTCAGTCCACTGACTGTCGATCACGTTTCGTTACAGACGCTAGACGAAGCGAATATGGATCCAGATCGCAGATTGTTTTGAG GTGCAAAATGTCGAATTCGCCGGAAATCTTTGTCAGTACAATGCATCGAGACTTTAATTGGCCCTATGCGAAACCTCCAAAACCACCCTCGCCACCGATGGATACCATCGGTGTTCAACCGTATCTCCTCAAATCCGATCCAGAGGATTGTAAATGCGACGTTCACGGCCTCAAGACTGGGAAAGCTAG GTATCGACAGCTAGCCAATAAGGAACGTCGACTTTACGACGAGCTAATTAAGGTCAATCGTGAAATGACGGAGCTTATCTCATCGATGTTAGATAGCGGCTGCGATGTGGAAGAGACAATGAAAAGCGTTTACAAAACTGATTACGAGAAGAGAG GTCTACCCGTCACGCAATACAGACCATTAATGGCAGCGATAGATTCGCCGCTTGGGTTACCCATTACctcaacaattattaatttaaaagacgCTAGGAAAGATCCTACTAAATTTAAAACCTCGGCTATAGAGCCTAACAGTTCAACCTGTCAAGATGACAAAACTGTTAAACGATAA